One Arachis hypogaea cultivar Tifrunner chromosome 2, arahy.Tifrunner.gnm2.J5K5, whole genome shotgun sequence genomic window, tttagtatctTTAAGTTTTCTGCCAAAAGTCCTTTGATCCAGTCGGAGGCATTTTAATCGATTTTATTTATAATTCAGTGCAAATTATTTCGATTTCAGTCAGTCTCCTTTTCAAATCCTTTATTTTACACTTCTTTTATCCTTTGGCATTTTTCGaacttattttcctattttaataCTTGActaatttaagaattttttatgcacttaggtagcgtttggtagagagacagagactaaaaaACAGATACTGAAAGACAAAAACTAAAATAAGTCTCGTATTTAGTATAGAAAGTGTACAGAACTAAATTATGTCTCAgtattttatttggtttaaaataaaattagaggctgaaatgaataaaattacaaaaatattcttaaatatcAAATAAAACCCTGACCCAAatccaatttcaaattttcagAAATCAAAGTGGTGCCCTAACCCAATCCATCATCCCCTTTCTCCTTTCCCCTGAGATTTCTGTCCAATCAACTCCTCCGCTCTTCCCCGCCGCCGACAGCACCGTGAAGGATTCCGAACGACGGCGGCGCGTCTGCAAGTCTCCGGCGGTTCACAATCGCGTCTGCAAGTCTTCGAGGGTCGTGTTGTTGCTCTAGTTTGCGCGCCTCTGGGTCTGCGTCGCCACCATCGCCACCTTGCCGGAGCTGTCTCTCTTGTGTCGGCCATTTCTCTCTCGAACAAACCTGGAATCCTCTGTTTACTGATTTGGCCTCATATGGATAAAAATTTCAGAATCCTCATTTTCTGATTTGCCCTCATTTGCTTAAGATTTCGTATTTCTGCTTGATCATTTGTTTAAAATTTCTGCTGCACGTGTTCTTattgtatatttgtatatatcTGTTTGTTTCCTTCAATCCCAAATCCGAATATTGGTATTAAGTATAAACTATGTCATTATGCAGCCTGAACTAGATATCAATCTTCCTGATGTGAAATCTCAGGTAAAATTATCTCGAAGCATTTGACAAAATAATCTTGGAACTGTTGCATGTACTTACAAAAATATCATTCACTATTAACATTGATGCTTACTAATTATTCTGTTCTATTATGCAGATAATCAGCCTCAATAATCCTGGAATCTTTGAGGCAAACCAGGTATTGCATTGGTGATCTCATTTTATGACTTGGTAATTTATTGTGTTCCACTTCCTATGTTATACCTCTAGgctttaaaaatcaaaattgatCGAAACAAAATGCATATTTTGCAAATAAATTAGCAATAATAAACATTTAAGTATTATGCCTGATTGGTACCTATGCTAATTCATAAGCATTTGGTGATCTTTAGAATGCTTATGTTATACCACATAGTATGCTTTAATAAATTTCTTTTAGGTTTTATTATCCACTTACTGATTCTCTTGGCCAAATAATGGAAGAAAAAATGTTACAAGGTTTAGTTAATTGCTGTGTCTAGAAAGGAGCATGTAAGAGTTACCATTTGTTATTGCTTTTTTCAGGTCAAAGTTAATTGCTAATTTCTTATATTGTATCTATATTCTTGATCTTAAGACTTAATTATATAATTTGCCATTTGGACTTTGGACATCCCTTATTTTAGATGCTGTGAATTTGAACTTCACATCAAAGTTACATATGATTTTTTTATCGCTGTTCTGATTTTTTTATTACTCTCACGGATACAGCAGCCTATTTAACAATGGTATCTACAAGTAGAAGATCTACAAGTGGTTCCTACAGCAGCGACAGTTCTAATGTAATGGGCGAACGTTTTTGCGAGTATGGTTTAAGAGCTCTCGTGATTTAGTTCCAATTTGAAGTTGATCGAACAAGTTGAAAAACTGCAGAATGAAATTGTATTTCTGAAATTTTTAGCGTTCTTTCGAATTTTTGGTTTTGTAGTTTGTATTGTTTTAATCATAGTACTGGTTTTTAAGTTCTAGTATGAAATCCGGATTGAAACAAGCATATGGATAAATTGTATAAATTAGGTTGCTGTAATGAAATACTCTTTCCTTGTTACTATTGCAAATTATGAACAGAATTATAATTTGTCATTGTCACTTGATTTGAATATTGAGCAACCCATGCATTTGCTAAAAAGGACAACTTTGTGAGCAAAGAACACAACTTAAGAAAATGTAAACTTAAACTTTGTGAGCATCAGAACCTGTTAAATAGAACAAATGCTAAATAACACAATATTGAAATGCTTAATAAGATCATTAATTCAATAATGCTTAGACTCATTATATTGAAATGTTGTGTTAACATAACTAATACCATAATATTGCAGTAAGCATTAAATCACCTACTCAATAGTCAATACATAACAAAAGTTAAGCAATAAAGTCTTTTCCAGCCAAATGTACACCAAATCATAATGACAAGCAATACCCTTTTAACCATCCAATGCATACCAAAACATTataattaagttccaacataatATACTAAACCACATAATAAGTTTCTATCACATATCATAACTTCAGATAATGAAATGCACAAAGGTAATCTTCTGTGAATCTGACATTCTCCAAAAGTGAGCACACACATGAGAATTCTCAGAAAACTTCAATATAACTTTTACCACCTCATCGACACCGAACCCAAGTTGTGTAAGCTTCTCACGAATCTTAAACTTTTCGTTCACGCCAACCTAATAAAACAGAACAAGAGGTTGCCAATTAATAATATCTACTCTTACAATTTCCTTCAACCAACCTATCAACACTAGCTATCTAAGAGCAAGGatataaattatcaaataaaattgtTAACCCAAAAACTACCAACCAGTGAACAGTTTAATTAGTCTTGTGGTTGTTAAGAGCAAGATAATGATTGATTCACTAATTAATTTCACTTTcacaaaagataaaataagaaaaagacatAAACGAGTCAGTTGAGACCAAGAACAAACAGCTAGTGGGTGTCAATAATCAATTAACAAAAATCACATTGAAATCACTGTGACTGAGCTGGTTATAGCTACACCAATcatatatttacaaaaaaattacacaatttCACATTAAACAGACGTAAATTATGCAAAAAAAGCATCAAAAGTTTAAAATCAAGAGTTGCATAAACATGAATTCTAAAAAAACCAAGCATGACCAAAACCAATTCATAAGAAGCACAGCACAAACGCAATTGATGAAACAAGATatgagaacaaagaaccaaatcCATAGAAGTTATCTATGCATTTATATATTAGAACAAACAACCAAATCGcattgaaaagagaaaagaaagattcTATCTATGCATGTATATATTAGAACAAAGAACCAAATCCACAGAAGCTAGGTCACGACAAAAAAAAATGAACTAAATGAGTAAAAAATTTTGGCTACAACTAACCTAGGTTACAGAAGCTATGACGACGACAAGGAGGTGGTTGAACTCGATAGAAACAGGGGAGACTCTGCAATTGGGTTTCTCGAATGTTGTCCTGTGAAGGAGAAAATGAGGACATAAGAAGTGTGTCAAATAATTTTTTGGTGTCATTTGGTGTatgcaattaagaagtggaaggaTTGTTCACATGGCTCAACGTTCGGAAGGGTTGGTTGTAAGTGAAAGTACAGTGGTTACTAGTGTACAAACGGAAAATATTGGATGTAATATTCATCCACGTGGTAACTTACTGCCAATCCAGTTTTTAGTAATTGCTGGTTGGCCGCCTTATAGCCTTCCTCCTGGTTATATTGCACCAGTGAGTGGTTTTGTTCTTTCTGTTCGTTTTGGGGGTATAAATGGAGTAAATAATTCTCAAAACCTACAACAGTTTTTGAATTTCTCTCGTGATTATAATGTGGGCTCTACATCGATTGTCTCTAATTCCATGGCGGTATTTCGACAACATGTAGAGAAAAGTTAtcataatttagaaaaaaataaaaataaaactaagatttTATACCATGCAcaatgttaaatacaaatttaataataaaaatagagtggtaaaatggtaaaaaaaattggaaggaATATATGCAATAAATGGTTCAAATGAAACATTGTTTTAAAACGGTGATCGAGGATCAATACTTTCAGTAGATGAATCATTACGTGAAAATGATGGTAGAAGGCTAATATTTCTAGTAGACGAAACCTTGCGTGAAAATGGGAGTGGATGATTGGCCAATATTTTTagcaaaagtaaaaaatatttttttataaaattaataacataTCGAAAAGAAAAAATCacctatttttactttttaaaaaaattgtgacttttcaaaaaattattattttttaaataataccaAATGCTATAACttttataattcaaaaaaaaaaaaagcagctgCTACTTACCAAACCGAATCTGAGCCTAATTTAATTGCCAAAATGCCTTGGTCACATAGTATCACTGCACTACTACTGTCGTTTTGAGGTGTCTGTGCTAGTGTCGTTTCATAAGTTCATTGTCGTTTAAGTCTTAACTGAGATTTGAGATCtgtgtcttcttcttcatcagaGTCGCAGAAATCCTTCCAATGCCACTCTCAGATGCAACTTCTTCACTCCCAAACGAACCCTAATGCAAATGGTGGGACCGAAAAGACACTTCCTTCCACTTATCTTAATCTCCGTTACCGCCTTCATCTTCTACACATTCCACCAGTCTTCACTGCCACCACCTTCCGCCCCCGAACTCAACCCCAATTTCACCCTCCAAAACCCCATTCggaaaaaccctaaccctaatttcacCTTCATCATCAAAGTCCTCGCCTTTAATCGCCTCGACTCCCTCTCCCGCTGCCTCCGCTCACTCTCCTCCGCCGATTACCTCGGCGACCGCGTCCACCTCCACATCTACATTGACCATTTCGCCAATGGATCATCGGAGATTGACGAGAAGCTTAGAGAATCGCACCGGATTTTGGAGTTCGTCGATTCGTTCGATTGGAAATTTGGGGAAAAAGTTGTGCTTTACAGGACCCTGAATGCTGGCTTGCAGGCGCAGTGGCTGGAAGCGTGGTGGCCAAGCAACGATGACGAGTTTGCGTTCGTTGTGGAGGATGATTTGGAGGTTTCTTCACTCTATTACGAGTTCGTGAAAGGAGTGATCATGAATTTCTATTACAATGCCTCCAATTATAGCCCTTCCATCTATGGTGTTTCGTTGCAAAGAGCAAGGTTTGTCCCAGGTACCATGTTTTTTCTGTTTATTTGTTTTCCTAGCGAATAATTCATTTGATTGATTTTGCTCAAAATTGTGCAAACTTATTTTAAATGTTgttttgtgtgtgtgttttgGCAAGTAGGTGAAATTTTATGTATTGAAGGAATATGGTTTAATCATGTAGATACCATAGAAATGGCAAAGTTCTTCATCTATGCTTTATCTGATTTTCTGAtcgtttatttgatttttgaagttgTCCTTTATTACTTTCCAATTCTGATGGTGATGCTTGAAAATTGAGAATGGAAGCTGCGAATGCATGCAATTTCACTAGTTGAGTAGTGGGATACTTCCGGCAGTAGGATTCCGTGCTGGTGGCAATCATGTTTAGTATAAGAATTTGATCTATGAAAAACTGGTGTTTTGAGTTTTGATGGAATGGAGTTgaacctttttctttttgtgatgattatttgaaaaatgaaaatggatGTTACAAAGTTGAGAACGGTGGAAGAACTTTGTTGGACAACTTGGTGTAACTTTCTTCTTTTATCTGCTGCCTAAGTAATTATTCTCTGCTGCTTCATTATTTGTGTATGTTAATATGGGTACTGATGGTATTGTTGGTTCGGGGCTGCAGGTAAACATGGAAACAAATTACAGTTAGATGACCAGACACGACTATTTTTATACCAACTGGTTGGGACTTGGGGTCAAATTCTCTTTCCAAAGCCTTGGAAAGAGTTCAGGTTGTGGTACGATGGAAACAAGGCAAAGGGAATTAGGCCCTTTCTTGAGGGAATGGTAAATTTCCTTTTTACCGTAAGAAAAAAATTTGTGTTCTTCACTCTTATCCAGTTCTCAGATTTGTTGATTTTAGCATATAATTTTTGTTGCAAAATTCTGTGTAGGTGACTACAGGATGGTATAAGAAGATGGGGGAGAAAATTTGGACACCTTGGTTCATTAAATTTATTCAATCCCATGGTTACTTTAATATCTACCAGAACTTTCTGCATGAGAGAGCATTAAGTGTTTCCCACAGAGATGCAGGAGTAAACTATGGAAAAAGTGCTGGACCTGATTCTCAATTAATTGAGGAAAGATCTCTGGACTTCAATCTTTTGGAAATGCAGCCTCTCAGCAGTTTAA contains:
- the LOC112735258 gene encoding uncharacterized protein, with product MQMVGPKRHFLPLILISVTAFIFYTFHQSSLPPPSAPELNPNFTLQNPIRKNPNPNFTFIIKVLAFNRLDSLSRCLRSLSSADYLGDRVHLHIYIDHFANGSSEIDEKLRESHRILEFVDSFDWKFGEKVVLYRTLNAGLQAQWLEAWWPSNDDEFAFVVEDDLEVSSLYYEFVKGVIMNFYYNASNYSPSIYGVSLQRARFVPGKHGNKLQLDDQTRLFLYQLVGTWGQILFPKPWKEFRLWYDGNKAKGIRPFLEGMVTTGWYKKMGEKIWTPWFIKFIQSHGYFNIYQNFLHERALSVSHRDAGVNYGKSAGPDSQLIEERSLDFNLLEMQPLSSLKWYDFCFKEVLPSKVVTNMEELGTMLHSLPKQDSIVVVNLVGVSDAVARNLLCHFERLDIRNYIFMGPPSDFLFDLARRGHPVVDMDQFLSSVGVYKSTSKGPNSVAIKSILAKAYVIRKCIQNRYNTWVINGNMLLNSNLLSESSDLNKDFFVANNLDFFYAKSSSSSEKVWSNDFVSKVVALADSLARKDDGIRFVYVVKKLLEESGARIGRVDETTFGMKICSDKVGKSSFEDKKLVHWSTVMELESVQKCLEELNLWSIDSDLSCTAVVCHKS